DNA sequence from the Streptomyces cinnabarinus genome:
CGAGCGGCCCGCCGTCCCCGTGCCGTGCCCACCAGCCCTCCGGATCGGCGGCGGCGAGCTCCTCGTCGGCACCCTGGGCGACGGCCGCCCGGCGCACCAGATCCGAGACGATCTCCCATCCCGTCGGCACACCGGCGTCCCGCGACATGCCCGCGCCGAGCAGCAGGGCGTACACACCCGGCCCCGCGTGCACGCACATGGAGAGGGAGACCAGGGGGTCGAGACCGCGCACCGCGGCGGCCGCCGTCGGCCTGTCATGGGGGTCCGTCATGGTCTCAATGTGCGTCGACGGGCCCGCCGGCCGGCTCCCGACACTCCGTATCGATTACACCCGATACGACCATCTTCATTCGGGTATGGGTGTTCGAGACGGAAGGACTCCCTCCCCATGACCACGCAGCCCGCGATCAACTGGCCCGACAAATACCTCCCCGGCACGGGAGACAACTTCGTCTCCAACGAGGTGATCGTCCAAGGACTCACCGCCGCCCAGGTCTGGCACCCCCTGACCGACACCTCCACCTGGGCGTCCTACTTGGACCACATCACCGCCATCGCCTTCCCGGAGGGCGGCGGCCCCGTACTGAAGGATGGGGTCCCCTTCACCTTCGACCCCGTCGGCGTCGCCTCCGTGAGCACCCAGTTCGCCCGGGTCGTCGAGTGCCGGGCCCCCGCAGAGGGCACCCCGGGCCGCCTCTCCTGGACCGCGGAGCAGGACGGCACGCCCGAGCAGCGGCTCGAAGTCCTGCACGGCTGGCTCGTCGAGGACCTGCCCGGCGGCCGGGTCCGTGTCCTCACCCAGGAGACGCAGATCGGCCGGATCGCCGCCGACCTGGCCGCGCAGCTCCCCAACCCGATGCTCAACGCCCACCAGAACTGGCTGAACCGCCTGACCGGCTTCAGCGCCGCCCATGGACGGTGACCTGCGGGGCTGGCGTCCGTGCCTGCTCGCCGGAGCGGTCTTCGCGGTCTGCATGGCCGGCACGACGCTCCCCACCCCCCTCTACGGCCTCTACCAGGACAAGTTCGACTTCTCCGAACTCACCGTCACCGTCGTCTACGCCGTCTACGCCTTCGGGGTCATCGGCGTACTCCTGCTCGCGGGCAACGCCTCCGACGCCGTGGGCAGACGGCCGGTGCTGTGGTGGGGCCTGGGCTTCGCCGCCGCCAGCGCCGTCTGCTTCCTGTTCGCCACCGCCCTGGGCTGGCTGTACGTCGGACGGCTGCTGTCGGGCCTGTCCGCGGGCCTGTTCACCGGGGCCGCCTCGGCCTACGTCATCGAGCTGGCCCCGCGCGGCTCCACCCGGGGCACCTTCGTGGCGACCGCCGCCAACATGGGCGGCCTGGGCTGCGGACCGCTGCTCGCCGGGGTGCTCGCGCAGTACGCCGACTGGCCGCTGTACCTGGTCTTCGTGGTCCATCTCGCCCTGGTGGCCTGCTCGGCCGCGGTCCTGCTGCGACTGCCGGAGACCGTACGGGAGCGGCGGCCGCTGAACACTGTACGGCCGCAGAAGCCCGGCCTGCCGCCACGGGTGCGGCCGGTCTTCGGGCCCGCGGCGGTCGCCTCCTTCGTGGGATTCGCCCTGTTCGGGGTGTTCACCTCGGTGAGCCCGTCCTTTCTCGCCCACTCCCTGGACGTGCACAACCGGGCGGTGAGCGGACTGGTGGTCGCGCTGGCCTTCTTCTCCTCGACGGCCGGTCAGCTCGCCGTCGGCCGGGTCGGCGTGGCCCGGTCGCTGCCGCTCGGCTGCACCGCGCTGCTCGCCGGGCTCGCGCTGCTGGCGGGCGCGCTGCGGTGGGATCTGCTGCCCCTGGTGGTGCTGAGCGCGATCGTCGGCGGGGCCGGGCAGGGGCTGTCGTTCCGGGGCGCGCTGTCCGCGGTGGCCCAGGCGTCCGAGGAGGACCAGCGGGCGGCGGTGATCTCGGCGCTGTTCGTGGTGGCCTACGCGGGGATCTCGGTGCCGGTCATCGGCGTGGGCCTGCTGGTGTCGCCCATCGGTCTGGAGGGCGCCGGGCTGGTGTTCATCGCGTGCATGGCGGTGCTGGTGACGGGGGCGGGTGTCTATCTGCTGCGCCGCCCGGTACCGGTCATGGAGCCGGGCGGGGTGCGCTAGCGTCAGCCCTCGTCCGACGGCCAGGTCCGGCGGACCAGCTCCAGACGCTCATAGGCGTCGTCGAACCAGGAGTCGACCAGCGGCACGGTCACCGTGACCGACGTGAGGGACATCGAGGGGTCCCTCACCGTGACCCGCGCCCGCTCCTCCGCCACGTCCCGCTCGATGACCATCGAGGGCCCGCGCGAGAACTCACGCCACCCGGCGTCCTGCCCGGCGTCGAGCGCGTCCAGCGCCTCCTGCCACTCCCGCAGCTCACCGGGGAAGACCCAGACCTGGAGATCGCCTTTCACGAAGGGCGTGTCGATGACGAAGCCCCCGGTCAGCACGTCACCGTCGGCACCGCTGATCCTGAGCACGACGCTGTTGCCGTCGCCCTCCAGCCGCACCAGCTCGATCGGCCCGTCCGCCATCGGTTGCCCTCCCCGCCCGCTGATCCGGTCGAAGGATAGCCTCCGCCCACGTCACCAGGAGACCAGCACCGAGCCCGGGACGGGACCGGCCTTGACGGTCAGACCGTCCACGGCGACACTGCCGTCGGCCCAGGTCAGTTGAGGTGTCTGGGTACCCGTTCGCCACACGCCGTTTCCGCCCGCGGTGAGGTCGGGAGCGCCCCGGTGCATGGGCGCGCGGGAAGGGGTGACGTGCCAGATGAGGAGACCGTCGCCGGGGAAGTCGGCGTCGTACTTGCGGCCCCCGGTGGGAGAACGGCGTTCGAGAAGGAAGTACTCCGAGGCGCCGTGGCTCGGATGCCACAGGATGACGGCGCCGTCCGGCCGCTCGGCGGAGATCTCCAGGACCAACGCGCTGCCGTGCGCCGACAGTTCCACCCGCTCCGGCTCGCACCAGC
Encoded proteins:
- a CDS encoding SRPBCC domain-containing protein, giving the protein MTTQPAINWPDKYLPGTGDNFVSNEVIVQGLTAAQVWHPLTDTSTWASYLDHITAIAFPEGGGPVLKDGVPFTFDPVGVASVSTQFARVVECRAPAEGTPGRLSWTAEQDGTPEQRLEVLHGWLVEDLPGGRVRVLTQETQIGRIAADLAAQLPNPMLNAHQNWLNRLTGFSAAHGR
- a CDS encoding MFS transporter; this encodes MDGDLRGWRPCLLAGAVFAVCMAGTTLPTPLYGLYQDKFDFSELTVTVVYAVYAFGVIGVLLLAGNASDAVGRRPVLWWGLGFAAASAVCFLFATALGWLYVGRLLSGLSAGLFTGAASAYVIELAPRGSTRGTFVATAANMGGLGCGPLLAGVLAQYADWPLYLVFVVHLALVACSAAVLLRLPETVRERRPLNTVRPQKPGLPPRVRPVFGPAAVASFVGFALFGVFTSVSPSFLAHSLDVHNRAVSGLVVALAFFSSTAGQLAVGRVGVARSLPLGCTALLAGLALLAGALRWDLLPLVVLSAIVGGAGQGLSFRGALSAVAQASEEDQRAAVISALFVVAYAGISVPVIGVGLLVSPIGLEGAGLVFIACMAVLVTGAGVYLLRRPVPVMEPGGVR
- a CDS encoding DUF5959 family protein, yielding MADGPIELVRLEGDGNSVVLRISGADGDVLTGGFVIDTPFVKGDLQVWVFPGELREWQEALDALDAGQDAGWREFSRGPSMVIERDVAEERARVTVRDPSMSLTSVTVTVPLVDSWFDDAYERLELVRRTWPSDEG